The following proteins come from a genomic window of Sphingomonas oryzagri:
- a CDS encoding glycine zipper 2TM domain-containing protein: protein MTRKFLIATLAAAVATPVAVPAPAMARHYYHGHDGRYHYRCKRSSGTTGLIAGAAGGALIGNALGGGTLGTIAGGVGGGLLGRHLDKKHDAAQNRRNGC, encoded by the coding sequence ATGACCCGCAAGTTTCTGATCGCCACGCTCGCCGCCGCCGTCGCCACCCCGGTCGCGGTGCCGGCGCCTGCGATGGCCCGCCATTACTATCATGGCCATGACGGCCGCTATCATTATCGCTGCAAGCGCTCGAGCGGCACCACCGGCCTGATCGCCGGTGCGGCCGGCGGCGCGCTGATCGGCAACGCGCTGGGCGGCGGCACGCTCGGCACCATCGCCGGCGGCGTCGGCGGCGGCCTGCTCGGCCGTCACCTCGACAAGAAGCACGACGCCGCGCAGAACCGCCGCAACGGCTGCTGA
- a CDS encoding MFS transporter — MLGELKTLDRSQWSAVIASFLGWTLDAFDFFLMVFMVKAIAAEFGTDAKTVSWAVTLTLAARPFGALLFGWLADRFGRRPILMIDILLFSILEFASAFAPSLWSLIVIRILFGFAMGGEWGIGASLVMESIPPKTRGLISGLLQEGYACGYLLAAVVYYFLFDTIGWRGMFMVGIVPALLVVVIRLWVKESPAFEEARHKGDRPDPFALLIKHWKTAAYVVVLMTAFNFFSHGSQDVYPLFLQTEHKFDTHTVGLVTAIMNVGAITGGLIFGALSDRFSRRWAIIVAALLALPIIPLWAFSHTAAMLAVGAFLMQVAVQGAWGVVPVHINELAPDGARGMFPGFAYQAGNFIASINLRLQTGIAETSSYSHAMGLVIGVTAVVLAVWTFVGPEKKGVALKARRPIRRA, encoded by the coding sequence ATGTTGGGCGAACTGAAGACGCTCGATCGCAGCCAGTGGAGCGCGGTGATCGCCTCCTTCCTGGGCTGGACGCTGGATGCGTTCGACTTCTTCCTGATGGTCTTCATGGTGAAGGCGATCGCCGCCGAGTTCGGCACCGATGCCAAGACGGTGAGTTGGGCGGTGACGCTGACGCTCGCGGCGCGACCGTTCGGCGCGCTGCTGTTCGGCTGGCTGGCCGACAGGTTCGGCCGGCGCCCGATCCTGATGATCGACATCCTGCTCTTCTCGATCCTCGAATTCGCCTCCGCCTTCGCGCCCAGCCTGTGGTCGCTGATTGTGATCCGCATCCTGTTCGGTTTCGCGATGGGCGGCGAGTGGGGCATCGGCGCCAGCCTCGTGATGGAATCGATCCCGCCGAAGACGCGCGGACTGATCTCCGGCCTGCTGCAGGAAGGCTATGCCTGCGGCTACCTGCTGGCGGCGGTGGTCTATTACTTCCTGTTCGATACGATCGGCTGGCGCGGCATGTTCATGGTTGGCATCGTGCCGGCGCTGCTGGTGGTGGTGATCCGGCTGTGGGTGAAGGAAAGCCCCGCCTTCGAGGAAGCGCGACACAAGGGCGACCGGCCCGATCCCTTCGCGCTGCTCATCAAGCACTGGAAGACGGCAGCCTATGTCGTCGTATTGATGACGGCCTTCAACTTCTTCAGCCACGGATCGCAGGACGTCTATCCGCTCTTCCTGCAGACCGAGCACAAGTTCGACACGCACACCGTCGGCCTCGTCACCGCGATCATGAATGTCGGCGCGATCACCGGCGGGCTGATTTTCGGCGCCCTGTCGGATCGGTTCAGCCGGCGCTGGGCGATCATCGTCGCCGCCTTGCTGGCATTGCCGATCATCCCGCTCTGGGCGTTCAGCCATACGGCGGCGATGCTGGCGGTGGGCGCCTTCCTGATGCAGGTGGCGGTGCAGGGCGCGTGGGGCGTGGTGCCCGTCCATATCAATGAGCTGGCGCCGGACGGAGCGCGCGGCATGTTCCCCGGATTCGCCTATCAGGCAGGCAATTTCATCGCCTCGATCAATCTGCGCCTGCAGACCGGGATCGCGGAAACGTCCAGCTATTCGCACGCCATGGGGCTGGTCATCGGCGTGACGGCGGTGGTGCTGGCAGTGTGGACCTTCGTGGGGCCAGAGAAAAAGGGCGTCGCGCTCAAAGCGCGACGCCCTATTCGCCGGGCCTGA
- a CDS encoding phosphotransferase enzyme family protein has product MSAALPAHLVHGMGTALEAPTWPAITTAEAEGVIGRFPGAGRLVGLRWHSPRPFSAATLLQTSRGEFLLKRHHRRLRSPEDLAQEHAFVAHLRAAGLPVSEIIMSADRQGAFAQGDWTYELHRKAPGIDLYRDRLSWTPFLSNGHAFTAGVALAQLHVAARTFTAPTRAARPLVASFTILPSPDPLAAAEAYVADRPALAGYLADKPWRRELGRLFATFGDGLPERLAGHRTLWTHNDWHPSNLMWTADGEVASIIDFGLATRTSALHDLATAIERTAIEWLRLGEGADIAQPDAAIALLAGYRSIVALDASEIETVVRLLPLVHVEFALSEIDYFAGIVSAPQDAAIAWHDYLIGHAEWFLSAPARDFGSRIMGAATA; this is encoded by the coding sequence ATGAGCGCCGCGCTTCCCGCCCACCTCGTCCACGGCATGGGCACCGCGCTGGAGGCTCCGACCTGGCCGGCGATCACGACGGCGGAGGCGGAAGGCGTGATCGGCCGCTTTCCCGGCGCGGGGCGGCTGGTGGGGCTGCGCTGGCATTCGCCGCGCCCCTTCTCGGCGGCGACTTTGCTGCAGACCAGCCGGGGCGAGTTCCTGCTCAAACGGCACCACCGGCGGCTGCGCTCGCCCGAGGATCTGGCGCAGGAGCACGCCTTCGTCGCCCATCTGCGCGCCGCAGGATTGCCGGTGTCGGAGATCATCATGTCGGCGGACCGGCAGGGGGCGTTCGCGCAGGGCGACTGGACCTACGAGCTGCATCGCAAGGCGCCCGGCATCGACCTCTATCGCGACCGGCTGTCGTGGACGCCGTTCCTGTCGAACGGCCACGCCTTCACCGCCGGGGTGGCGCTGGCGCAGCTGCACGTGGCAGCGCGGACCTTTACCGCACCGACGCGCGCGGCGCGGCCATTGGTGGCGAGCTTCACGATCCTGCCGTCGCCCGATCCGCTGGCGGCGGCCGAAGCCTATGTCGCCGATCGTCCGGCGCTCGCCGGCTATCTGGCGGACAAACCGTGGCGGCGGGAACTGGGGCGCCTGTTCGCCACGTTCGGAGACGGGCTACCGGAGCGGCTGGCCGGCCATCGGACGCTCTGGACGCACAATGACTGGCACCCCTCCAACCTGATGTGGACGGCCGACGGTGAGGTCGCGAGCATCATCGACTTCGGCCTCGCGACCCGGACCTCGGCGCTCCATGATCTTGCCACCGCGATCGAGCGCACCGCGATCGAATGGCTGAGGCTGGGGGAGGGCGCCGACATCGCCCAGCCCGATGCCGCCATCGCGCTGCTCGCCGGCTATCGTAGCATCGTGGCGCTCGACGCATCGGAGATCGAAACGGTCGTCCGCCTGCTCCCGCTCGTCCATGTCGAGTTCGCGCTGTCGGAGATCGACTATTTCGCGGGCATCGTCTCCGCGCCCCAGGATGCGGCGATCGCCTGGCACGATTATCTGATCGGTCATGCCGAATGGTTCCTCTCGGCCCCGGCCCGCGATTTCGGTTCGCGGATCATGGGTGCGGCGACCGCCTGA
- the pnuC gene encoding nicotinamide riboside transporter PnuC translates to MSALEIAAVVVTFLAIWLTAKRLMLCWPINLLACALYFKLFLDVRLYADMVLQALFGIGILYGWIAWAMGRRDEDGEVVVAPLPRGQAVAGLVVGAIGGLAIGWFTSRYTNAALPWMDSTLSSFSLVAQFWTARRHAASWRLWIAVDLIYVGMFVFKGLILTAGLYAAMIVLAVIGYRRWRRVTSA, encoded by the coding sequence ATGTCGGCGCTGGAGATCGCCGCGGTCGTCGTGACCTTCCTCGCCATCTGGCTGACCGCGAAGCGCTTGATGCTGTGCTGGCCGATCAATCTTCTGGCCTGCGCGCTCTACTTCAAGCTGTTCCTCGACGTGCGGCTTTATGCCGACATGGTGCTGCAGGCGCTGTTCGGGATCGGCATCCTCTATGGCTGGATCGCATGGGCGATGGGCCGCCGGGACGAGGACGGGGAGGTCGTCGTGGCGCCGCTCCCGCGCGGGCAGGCGGTGGCGGGATTGGTCGTGGGCGCGATCGGCGGCCTTGCCATCGGCTGGTTCACCAGCCGCTACACCAATGCCGCTCTGCCATGGATGGACTCGACGCTGAGCAGCTTCAGCCTCGTCGCCCAGTTCTGGACGGCGCGGCGCCACGCGGCCAGCTGGCGGCTGTGGATCGCGGTGGACCTCATCTATGTCGGCATGTTCGTGTTCAAGGGCCTGATCCTCACCGCCGGGCTTTATGCGGCGATGATCGTGCTCGCCGTAATCGGCTATCGGCGCTGGCGCAGGGTCACGTCCGCATAA